The following are encoded in a window of Streptomyces sp. Go-475 genomic DNA:
- a CDS encoding extracellular solute-binding protein, with amino-acid sequence MNFTSPRRRFASAAVAGIALTGLLSACGGSGSGDDAAANAGPVTLPFWGWANGQEAVVKAFNASHKDIQLKYTKVTDQLTMQKQLTNAVKAGNAPCLVQNTAEYVTSWVSQGALADITQYVEGEKDEFNTGSWASAQVQGRMYGVPTSSAPQFTIYRTDIFQKYGLKPPATWDEFIAAGKELKKHGIKITNYAGEDPSTLEVLAMQAGAHWYSIDGDAWKVNFQDEGTLKAAKVIQEIIDNDLNAKLSFADYAAVQRSYDTGATATRQISTWQMAGMVQNFTTSFGDWALAPWPTYKGEPAKTPAGTNLTGSVTLVTKQCKNQEQAARAALWMSTNQDAVKTMASPETGNGVMPALKDSDSYVGESISRKLLGKNYEPAQKVVTDSLGTVTTDWTFGPNWTAMFTELQAGWAKVVSKEQKVTDLLAHMQEWTVEDLKSRGISVKG; translated from the coding sequence ATGAACTTCACCAGCCCCCGGAGAAGGTTCGCCTCCGCCGCTGTCGCGGGTATCGCGCTGACAGGTCTGCTCTCCGCCTGCGGCGGATCCGGCTCGGGTGACGACGCCGCCGCGAACGCGGGTCCGGTCACCCTCCCCTTCTGGGGCTGGGCCAACGGCCAGGAGGCGGTCGTCAAGGCGTTCAACGCCTCGCACAAGGACATCCAGCTGAAGTACACCAAGGTCACCGACCAGCTGACCATGCAGAAGCAGCTGACCAACGCGGTGAAGGCCGGCAACGCCCCCTGCCTGGTGCAGAACACCGCCGAGTACGTCACCAGCTGGGTCTCGCAGGGCGCGCTCGCCGACATCACGCAGTACGTGGAGGGCGAGAAGGACGAGTTCAACACCGGCTCCTGGGCGAGCGCGCAGGTGCAGGGCAGGATGTACGGCGTTCCGACCAGCTCGGCGCCCCAGTTCACGATCTACCGCACGGACATCTTCCAGAAGTACGGCCTGAAGCCCCCGGCCACCTGGGACGAGTTCATCGCCGCGGGCAAGGAGCTGAAGAAGCACGGCATCAAGATCACCAACTACGCCGGTGAGGACCCGAGCACCCTGGAGGTGCTCGCCATGCAGGCCGGGGCCCACTGGTACTCGATCGACGGCGACGCCTGGAAGGTGAACTTCCAGGACGAGGGCACGCTGAAGGCCGCCAAGGTGATCCAGGAGATCATCGACAACGACCTGAACGCCAAGCTGTCCTTCGCCGACTACGCGGCCGTGCAGCGCAGTTACGACACCGGTGCCACCGCGACCCGGCAGATCTCCACCTGGCAGATGGCCGGCATGGTGCAGAACTTCACCACGTCCTTCGGCGACTGGGCGCTGGCCCCGTGGCCGACGTACAAGGGGGAGCCCGCCAAGACGCCGGCCGGCACCAATCTGACCGGCAGCGTGACCCTGGTGACCAAGCAGTGCAAGAACCAGGAGCAGGCGGCCCGGGCGGCGCTGTGGATGTCGACGAACCAGGACGCCGTCAAGACGATGGCGAGCCCGGAGACCGGCAACGGTGTGATGCCGGCGCTGAAGGACAGCGACTCCTACGTGGGTGAGTCGATCTCGCGGAAGCTGCTCGGCAAGAACTACGAGCCGGCGCAGAAGGTCGTGACCGACAGCCTGGGCACCGTCACCACCGACTGGACCTTCGGCCCCAACTGGACCGCGATGTTCACCGAGTTGCAGGCGGGCTGGGCCAAGGTCGTCAGCAAGGAGCAGAAGGTCACCGACCTGCTCGCGCACATGCAGGAGTGGACGGTCGAGGACCTGAAGTCCCGCGGTATCAGCGTCAAGGGCTGA
- a CDS encoding LacI family DNA-binding transcriptional regulator, with the protein MSQRKATNDAGRATIRDVAERAGVSVASVSRVLSGNYPVSEELRRRVMKVVRDLDYVTNAHARSLAGGGTPTVAILINNITGAAFAHVAKGVEGAATLRGWLSLVGTTGDDPERELALVNLMRQQGVAAVILLGGAYDYDEYQLRMARFARSLDAAGSHLVLVGRPPLEGDVPATTVDYDNEGGAYAMASHLLSAGHRRVLVLPGHAELTTAQGRLRGAQRAFEAYGVPFDPGLVRHGHYDYEHGYEAVETALHETPDFTAVLAGTDVVAAGAMQALRAAGLRVPEDVSIVGYDDIPLASQLTPQLTTVHVPYEEMGRVALRAVADRREGGAGRRKSADGDHLVLGTHVVVRNSVRPPAQHG; encoded by the coding sequence GTGAGTCAGCGCAAGGCGACGAACGACGCCGGCCGGGCGACCATCCGCGACGTCGCGGAGCGCGCGGGCGTCTCCGTGGCCAGCGTCTCGCGGGTGCTGTCCGGCAACTACCCGGTGTCGGAGGAGCTGCGCCGCCGGGTGATGAAGGTGGTCCGGGACCTGGACTACGTCACCAACGCCCACGCCCGCTCCCTGGCCGGCGGCGGCACACCGACGGTGGCGATCCTCATCAACAACATCACCGGCGCCGCGTTCGCGCACGTCGCGAAGGGCGTGGAGGGCGCCGCCACGCTGCGCGGCTGGCTCTCCCTGGTCGGCACCACCGGCGACGACCCGGAGCGGGAGCTGGCCCTGGTCAACCTCATGCGCCAGCAGGGCGTGGCCGCCGTGATCCTGCTCGGCGGCGCCTACGACTACGACGAGTACCAGCTGCGCATGGCCCGCTTCGCCCGCTCACTGGACGCGGCCGGCTCGCATCTGGTCCTGGTGGGCAGGCCCCCGCTGGAGGGCGACGTCCCGGCGACGACCGTCGACTACGACAACGAGGGCGGCGCCTACGCGATGGCGAGCCATCTGCTCTCGGCCGGCCACCGACGCGTCCTCGTCCTGCCCGGGCACGCCGAACTGACCACCGCCCAGGGCAGGTTGCGGGGCGCCCAGCGGGCGTTCGAGGCGTACGGGGTGCCGTTCGACCCGGGCCTGGTGCGGCACGGTCACTACGACTACGAGCACGGCTACGAGGCCGTCGAGACGGCGCTGCACGAGACGCCGGACTTCACCGCGGTGCTCGCCGGGACGGACGTCGTCGCCGCGGGTGCCATGCAGGCCCTGCGCGCGGCGGGCCTGCGGGTGCCCGAGGACGTCTCGATCGTCGGCTACGACGACATCCCGCTGGCCTCCCAGCTCACGCCCCAACTGACCACCGTGCACGTGCCGTACGAGGAGATGGGCCGCGTGGCGCTGCGGGCGGTGGCCGACCGGCGTGAGGGCGGCGCGGGCCGCCGCAAGAGCGCCGACGGCGATCACCTGGTGCTGGGCACCCATGTCGTGGTCCGCAACTCGGTCCGGCCGCCGGCTCAGCACGGATAA
- a CDS encoding hydroxyacid dehydrogenase, whose translation MPSPQLPRAVFAMDPVHLPLLFPPPLMERLRRTADIDPGLVVRDFADPAAAATLASAEMLITGWGCPHLDAGVLAAAPKLGAVLHAAGSVRSLVGEALWERGVTVSSAVTGNALPVAEYTLAMILLVGKDAFDHRERFRRTHAYPGPAETAATGNLGRRVGVIGASRVGRRLLELLRPFDLTVLLHDPYVSPAEAAALGAESLSLEDLLRHSDIVSLHAPDIPETHHMLDRDRLALLRDGGVLINTARGALVDHEALTDELVSGRLSAVLDVTDPEPLPAGSPLYHLPNVFLTPHIAGSLGNELERLGRIVVEELERLVAGLPAVHEVRHADLARVA comes from the coding sequence ATGCCCAGCCCCCAGCTGCCGCGGGCCGTGTTCGCGATGGACCCGGTGCACCTCCCGCTGCTCTTTCCTCCGCCGCTGATGGAGCGGCTGAGGCGCACGGCCGACATCGACCCCGGGTTGGTGGTGCGGGACTTCGCCGATCCGGCCGCGGCCGCCACCCTGGCCTCCGCCGAGATGCTGATCACCGGCTGGGGCTGCCCGCACCTGGACGCCGGCGTCCTCGCGGCGGCCCCGAAGCTCGGCGCCGTCCTGCACGCGGCCGGGTCCGTCCGCTCCCTGGTCGGCGAGGCCCTGTGGGAACGCGGGGTCACCGTCTCCAGCGCGGTGACGGGCAACGCCCTGCCGGTCGCCGAGTACACGCTCGCGATGATCCTGCTCGTCGGCAAGGACGCCTTCGACCACCGCGAGCGCTTCCGCCGCACCCACGCCTACCCGGGCCCCGCCGAGACCGCGGCGACCGGGAACCTCGGCCGCCGCGTCGGCGTCATCGGCGCCTCGCGCGTGGGCCGCAGACTGCTGGAGCTGCTGCGGCCGTTCGACCTCACCGTCCTGCTGCACGACCCGTACGTCAGCCCCGCCGAGGCCGCCGCCCTCGGCGCCGAGTCGCTGTCGCTGGAGGACCTGCTCCGGCACAGCGACATCGTGAGCCTGCACGCCCCCGACATCCCCGAGACCCACCACATGCTCGACCGCGACCGGCTCGCCCTGCTCCGGGACGGCGGCGTGCTCATCAACACCGCCCGCGGCGCGCTGGTCGACCACGAGGCGCTCACCGACGAGCTGGTGTCCGGCCGGCTGAGCGCGGTCCTCGACGTCACCGACCCGGAGCCGCTGCCCGCGGGATCGCCGCTCTACCACCTGCCCAACGTGTTCCTCACCCCGCACATCGCCGGATCCCTCGGCAACGAACTGGAGCGGCTCGGCCGCATCGTCGTGGAGGAACTGGAGCGCCTGGTGGCGGGCCTGCCGGCGGTGCACGAGGTGCGGCACGCGGACCTCGCGCGGGTGGCGTGA
- a CDS encoding extracellular solute-binding protein produces the protein MHPRAGASLSRRRFLALSAAGAATGAASLSGCAMQVSSGVSGGGETVTLMVKPDDISPELVRQAQKDIGVKITTVRYDITKLIGMMTNGAPPDLVRGVGATDAPYFAARDVMEDLDPYFARSTVLELDDLDPVNDLWRYDGRTQGKGPRYGMAKDFSQDSMYWYNTALFDGAGVDHPPETEPVTYEEWLENAKRLTRRESGQTTVFGGSYNGVSTPNLLASLTAAAGGSLFNDDFSRIDFTTPEARKALAWYVEYGRSRVGPSIVQPDPNTWDGPTFQANRMAMSNSGYWLGGLINADKKLAPHARLAPAPVFEGGRRVSPCQAGTGLWMPKKARNKDAAWRVFEWFFGEGPARARASSGWGIPSLKSLRPLMPAQEDYQKRVLKVQNAELEYFSVIAYTPYATADSLYALFNQEAPAAMNGRMSVDTLAGRLNSLMNEQLKRGKEQVG, from the coding sequence ATGCACCCACGTGCTGGTGCTTCCCTGAGCCGCCGCCGATTCCTCGCCCTCTCGGCCGCCGGCGCCGCCACGGGCGCGGCGTCGCTGAGTGGCTGCGCGATGCAGGTCTCCAGCGGCGTCAGCGGCGGCGGGGAGACCGTCACGCTGATGGTCAAGCCAGACGACATCTCCCCGGAGCTGGTCCGGCAGGCCCAGAAGGACATCGGCGTCAAGATCACCACGGTGCGGTACGACATCACCAAGCTGATCGGCATGATGACCAACGGCGCCCCGCCCGACCTGGTCCGTGGCGTCGGCGCCACCGACGCGCCCTACTTCGCGGCGCGGGACGTGATGGAGGACCTGGACCCCTACTTCGCCCGGAGCACCGTCCTCGAGCTCGACGACCTCGACCCGGTCAACGACCTGTGGCGCTACGACGGCCGCACCCAGGGCAAGGGCCCCCGCTACGGCATGGCCAAGGACTTCTCCCAGGACTCCATGTACTGGTACAACACCGCGCTCTTCGACGGGGCCGGTGTCGACCACCCGCCGGAGACCGAGCCCGTCACCTACGAGGAGTGGCTGGAGAACGCCAAGCGGCTCACGCGGCGCGAGAGCGGCCAGACGACCGTCTTCGGCGGCAGCTACAACGGCGTGTCCACCCCGAACCTCCTGGCGAGCCTGACGGCCGCCGCCGGAGGCAGCCTCTTCAACGACGACTTCTCCCGGATCGACTTCACCACCCCCGAGGCCCGCAAGGCCCTGGCCTGGTACGTCGAGTACGGCCGGAGCAGGGTCGGCCCGAGCATCGTCCAGCCGGACCCCAACACCTGGGACGGCCCCACCTTCCAGGCGAACCGGATGGCCATGTCCAACTCGGGCTACTGGCTCGGCGGCCTGATCAACGCCGACAAGAAGCTGGCGCCGCACGCCCGCCTCGCCCCGGCCCCGGTCTTCGAGGGCGGCCGGCGGGTCAGCCCCTGCCAGGCGGGCACCGGCCTGTGGATGCCGAAGAAGGCACGGAACAAGGACGCCGCCTGGCGGGTCTTCGAGTGGTTCTTCGGCGAGGGACCGGCCAGGGCCCGCGCCTCCAGCGGCTGGGGCATCCCCAGCCTGAAGTCGCTGCGCCCGCTGATGCCCGCCCAGGAGGACTACCAGAAGCGGGTGCTGAAGGTGCAGAACGCCGAGCTGGAGTACTTCTCGGTGATCGCCTACACCCCGTACGCGACGGCGGACTCGCTCTACGCCCTGTTCAACCAGGAGGCCCCGGCCGCGATGAACGGCCGGATGTCCGTCGACACCCTGGCGGGCCGCCTGAACTCGCTGATGAACGAGCAGCTCAAGCGCGGTAAGGAGCAGGTGGGATGA
- a CDS encoding sugar ABC transporter permease, whose protein sequence is MTVDQLSAAGRTGPAASPGRATPERRPGISMTGRRHRAFYLFTSPWIIGFLLLTVVPMAYALWLSFTTYDGISPHWKYVGLGNYSELFADPRTWRSLGRTGLFALTSVPLSIVAGLGLAVLVNRPLKARGLFRTLLYLPAVVPPVGVGLTFKALFDQNSGAANGVITLFGFDALGWLADPYARYVLLMSVLWAAGNVMIISLAGLQDVPRELHEAARIDGASAWRTFRSVTVPLLSPVLLFQTVTGVIASVQTIMPLLLTPDGTTAGVTALPQSNYLYMMHVFSQYFALGRYGYASALLWVLFVLILIATGLIFRFTSGVVFYNVDPEAKK, encoded by the coding sequence ATGACGGTCGACCAGCTGTCCGCCGCGGGCCGGACCGGCCCGGCCGCGAGCCCCGGACGGGCCACGCCGGAGCGGCGGCCCGGGATCTCCATGACCGGGCGCAGGCATCGCGCCTTCTACCTGTTCACCTCGCCCTGGATCATCGGTTTCCTGCTGCTGACCGTCGTTCCGATGGCGTACGCGCTGTGGCTGAGCTTCACCACGTACGACGGGATCTCCCCGCACTGGAAGTACGTCGGCCTCGGCAACTACAGCGAGCTGTTCGCCGATCCGCGGACCTGGAGATCCCTGGGCCGTACGGGCCTGTTCGCGCTCACCTCGGTACCGCTGTCGATCGTCGCCGGGCTGGGGCTCGCCGTGCTGGTCAACCGGCCGCTCAAGGCGCGCGGGCTGTTCCGCACCCTGCTCTACCTGCCGGCCGTGGTGCCGCCGGTGGGCGTCGGCCTCACCTTCAAGGCGCTCTTCGACCAGAACTCCGGTGCCGCCAACGGCGTCATCACCCTCTTCGGCTTCGACGCGCTCGGCTGGCTCGCCGACCCCTACGCCCGCTACGTGCTGCTGATGAGCGTGCTGTGGGCCGCCGGAAACGTCATGATCATCTCGCTGGCGGGGCTCCAGGACGTGCCCCGCGAACTGCACGAGGCCGCCCGGATCGACGGGGCGAGCGCCTGGCGGACCTTCCGCAGCGTCACCGTGCCGCTGCTGTCGCCGGTGCTGCTGTTCCAGACGGTCACCGGCGTGATCGCGTCCGTGCAGACCATCATGCCGCTGCTGCTCACCCCCGACGGCACCACGGCCGGCGTCACCGCGCTGCCGCAGTCCAACTACCTCTACATGATGCACGTCTTCTCGCAGTACTTCGCGCTCGGCCGCTACGGCTACGCCTCCGCCCTGCTGTGGGTGCTGTTCGTGCTGATCCTCATCGCCACCGGGCTCATCTTCAGGTTCACGTCCGGCGTGGTGTTCTACAACGTCGACCCGGAGGCGAAGAAGTGA
- a CDS encoding carbohydrate ABC transporter permease: protein MTATSPLPDSAPRVRIRVNRLVLYTVLVVITGLFLGPFGWLVLSGLKTPAELAASPVHWLPADFQWHNFADAFHLIDFLGYARNSLIIALVYATLVTLSSAWVGFGFARLDAPGKKTLFGILIGSMMLPQMITLLPTYLIFAKLGMVDTYWPWVLWGLAAAPYLVFLFRQFFAGLPRELEEAAIVDGCGYGTIFWRIFLPQSWPVLSASFVIAFTWSWGDYIAPQLLLSTDKSTLAVAVMTTYVTSAGTPVANLQAAASVMYVVPILLIFLIAQRGFVAGMSTTGLK from the coding sequence GTGACCGCGACCAGTCCGCTCCCCGACTCCGCGCCCCGGGTGCGGATCCGTGTCAACCGCCTGGTCCTCTACACGGTCCTCGTCGTCATCACCGGGCTGTTCCTCGGGCCCTTCGGCTGGCTGGTCCTCAGCGGCCTGAAGACCCCGGCGGAGCTGGCCGCCTCGCCCGTGCACTGGCTGCCCGCCGACTTCCAGTGGCACAACTTCGCCGACGCCTTCCACCTGATCGACTTCCTCGGCTACGCCCGCAACTCGCTGATCATCGCGCTCGTCTACGCCACGCTCGTCACCCTCAGCTCGGCCTGGGTCGGCTTCGGCTTCGCCCGGCTGGACGCGCCCGGCAAGAAGACGCTGTTCGGCATCCTCATCGGCTCGATGATGCTGCCCCAGATGATCACCCTGCTGCCGACCTACCTGATCTTCGCCAAGCTCGGCATGGTCGACACGTACTGGCCGTGGGTGCTGTGGGGGCTGGCCGCAGCCCCCTATCTGGTCTTCCTCTTCCGGCAGTTCTTCGCGGGACTGCCCCGGGAGCTGGAGGAGGCGGCGATCGTCGACGGCTGCGGTTACGGCACGATCTTCTGGCGGATCTTCCTGCCGCAGTCCTGGCCCGTGCTCTCCGCGAGCTTCGTGATCGCCTTCACCTGGTCCTGGGGCGACTACATCGCCCCGCAGCTGCTGCTGTCGACCGACAAGTCGACGCTGGCCGTCGCCGTCATGACCACGTACGTGACGTCGGCCGGCACGCCCGTCGCCAACCTCCAGGCCGCGGCCTCCGTGATGTACGTCGTGCCGATCCTGCTGATCTTCCTGATCGCCCAGCGCGGTTTCGTCGCCGGAATGTCCACCACCGGTCTGAAGTGA
- a CDS encoding glycosyl hydrolase family 28 protein codes for MNTPMSRRTTLQAAGVIAAAGLAGSLAGTAQAAAAEETGTAGDSVVVHPTLPKVPVNNSFTVKVRPVGGTWQKLGVYLAKLALIDATTGSNRAQNSSWAAFDFSGTVEVEVTYNTGGGEQVRIRPDSYGIKPEVLGSTARFTLDRPRNLVVQIDDKIFDCLHLFANPIERDVPAEGDKKVMYFGPGLHTTPDGTLKVPSGTTVYLAPGAVLTSQVIFENVENSRLTGRGVLYNSPAGAMFIRKCENVTIDGITILNPRYENIRVAESQNLTLKNVRAFSHQGWGDGIQLYCSENVTVDGCFLRTSDDCVALYTHRWDFYGDTRNITVKNCSLWADVAHPINIGVHGNSENPEMLENLRYENIDILDHREPQVTYQGAIAFMVGDSNLVRDVRFDDIRVEGFRWGQLIHLRVEYNPKYNTSAGRGIESVYVKDLSYNGKNADLSIIAGLDAEHAIKDVTFENLRVNGRVIADSTGKPKWYLASDGVPMFVNEHVTNLKFLTTAEAAAAAAS; via the coding sequence ATGAACACGCCCATGTCACGCCGGACCACCCTCCAGGCCGCCGGTGTCATCGCCGCCGCCGGCCTGGCCGGCAGCCTCGCGGGAACCGCGCAGGCCGCCGCGGCGGAGGAGACCGGCACCGCCGGCGACAGCGTGGTCGTCCACCCGACGCTTCCGAAGGTGCCTGTCAACAACTCCTTCACCGTCAAGGTCCGGCCGGTCGGCGGCACCTGGCAGAAGCTCGGCGTCTACCTCGCCAAGCTCGCACTGATCGACGCGACCACCGGCAGCAACAGAGCCCAGAACTCCTCCTGGGCCGCCTTCGACTTCTCCGGCACGGTCGAGGTCGAGGTCACGTACAACACGGGCGGCGGCGAGCAGGTCCGCATCCGCCCCGACTCGTACGGCATCAAGCCCGAGGTGCTCGGCAGCACCGCGCGCTTCACCCTGGACCGGCCCCGCAACCTCGTCGTCCAGATCGACGACAAGATCTTCGACTGCCTGCACCTGTTCGCGAACCCGATCGAGCGGGACGTGCCCGCCGAGGGCGACAAGAAGGTCATGTACTTCGGGCCCGGTCTGCACACCACCCCCGACGGGACGCTGAAGGTGCCCAGCGGCACCACCGTCTACCTGGCCCCCGGCGCCGTCCTCACCTCGCAGGTGATCTTCGAGAACGTGGAGAACTCCCGGCTGACCGGCCGCGGCGTGCTCTACAACTCGCCCGCCGGCGCGATGTTCATCCGCAAGTGCGAGAACGTCACGATCGACGGCATCACGATCCTCAACCCCCGGTACGAGAACATCCGGGTCGCCGAGTCCCAGAACCTCACCCTCAAGAACGTGCGCGCCTTCAGCCACCAGGGCTGGGGTGACGGCATCCAGCTCTACTGCTCCGAGAACGTCACGGTCGACGGCTGCTTCCTGCGCACCTCCGACGACTGCGTCGCCCTCTACACCCACCGCTGGGACTTCTACGGCGACACCCGCAACATCACCGTCAAGAACTGCTCCCTCTGGGCCGACGTCGCCCACCCGATCAACATCGGCGTGCACGGCAACTCCGAGAACCCGGAGATGCTGGAGAACCTGCGCTACGAGAACATCGACATCCTCGACCACCGCGAGCCGCAGGTGACCTACCAGGGCGCCATCGCCTTCATGGTCGGAGACAGCAACCTCGTCCGGGACGTCAGGTTCGACGACATCCGGGTGGAGGGCTTCCGCTGGGGCCAGCTCATCCACCTGCGGGTCGAGTACAACCCGAAGTACAACACGTCGGCAGGCCGCGGCATCGAGTCCGTCTACGTCAAGGACCTCAGCTACAACGGCAAGAACGCCGACCTGTCGATCATCGCGGGCCTCGACGCGGAGCACGCGATCAAGGACGTCACCTTCGAGAACCTCCGCGTCAACGGCAGGGTGATCGCCGACAGCACGGGCAAGCCGAAGTGGTATCTGGCCTCGGACGGCGTGCCCATGTTCGTCAACGAGCACGTGACGAACCTCAAGTTCCTCACCACCGCCGAGGCCGCGGCGGCCGCCGCGTCATGA